The window ATGTTGATGCCGGTTTTACCGCCGACGGAGCTGTCAACCATTGCCAGCAGTGTGGTCGGTACCTGAATAAACCGGATTCCGCGCAGCCAGCTTGCGGCGGCATATCCGGTTAAATCGCCGATTACGCCGCCGCCGAGTGCGATCAAAAAGCCGTTGCGGTCGATGCCGTATTCCGCTGCAATGTTGTAGAGCTTAAATAAACTTTCCTGGCTCTTGATGGATTCACCCGCCGGAAAAATTTCAAGCGCCGGGAAAATATTCATGGTACCGAGCGATTTAACAACGCGGTCAAGATACAGCGGTGCGACATGTTCATCCGTCACCAGCAGGCACGGCCCCGTTAATCCGGCGGCGGCACATTCACGCCCGATTAAATCCAGATTGCCGTAGCCGATCTGCAACGGATACGACCGTTCACCCAGTTCAACATTGATATCAAAATTCATATTTTCACCGGATATTAATCAGAAAGCAGGCAAGGTTTCCAGCCTCATCGATGTTTACGGCAAAGAAACATTCAGGCGATAGAAGCCGGCAGCGCCGGAGTTTGTCACTGTAATAGAAGAGTTCGAGCCGGTGCCGGGGAACACCGGCGATGCTGCCAGCCAGTTTGTGTTGAGCAAATCGCTCACCGACGTCAACCAGTATTGCCGTGCCGGATTGCCGTAAAAATACACTGTCTGCAAATCACCCGCCTCAAAACTGTCAATTTTAAAATACGACTCCGGATCAGTCGGATCCGTACCTTCAAGATATTCTTTTAAATTTGAATATCCATCGCCGTCAGTATCCGCGGCTGCGACCAGACCGGTAATTGATGAACTGTATTGCGATTCCCAGCCGTTCGGAATTCCGTCGCCGTCGTAATCCGCCAGAGGGTCGATCACTGAATTAATCCAACCGGCATAGGCCGGAATCGATGTCGCCAGCAATGTGTCGTATTGGGCATACCGTGTTGCGGTATATGTATTAATGCCGGCAATCTTCCATGTCCCGCCATCTTTAATAAAGATGCCGCCGCCGGAATCGCCGACGGCATAGCCGCACTCATAAGGTGTATCAGAAGAGTTAAAATACATAATGATCGATTGGCTTACAAATGTGCCATTGGTCACCGGCCATTGATAATTCCCCTCAATTTTCTGTGTACCCCACCGCCGTTCCCCGCGCCCGGAGCTGCCGGCAGTCCAGTTTGTTGTGTGAGTCGTTCCGTTATACCCGTAGCCGGTGATAACCGCTGATTTTTTCAAGAAGCTTGTCGTCGGAAATGTTCCGGTATACAGCGGATAAAATCCGGGAAAAGTTTTATCGTATCGAACGAGTGCAAGATCGGCGGTCGGGTGGAATACAATTTCTTTTTGAGTGTATATCTCGCCGTCAACCGTGAGGTTTCCTGTTCCGCCATCATCCGCAACGTGTCCGGCGGTTACAATCCAGTTTGAAGCAACAGCAGATGCAGAACAGGATTTATAATAATAGGTATAATTCCAATTCAGATTATAGGCTGCTCCGGCGGCACCCGGTGAATTCGTTGCAACTGTATTGTCAGGGACAACCAGGGCAGAGGAAACTCCCGCCGTAAAAACTGTTCCGGACAAAATCTGTTTAAACTGTTT is drawn from Kiritimatiellales bacterium and contains these coding sequences:
- a CDS encoding trypsin-like serine protease; its protein translation is MNRNMQLKKQFKQILSGTVFTAGVSSALVVPDNTVATNSPGAAGAAYNLNWNYTYYYKSCSASAVASNWIVTAGHVADDGGTGNLTVDGEIYTQKEIVFHPTADLALVRYDKTFPGFYPLYTGTFPTTSFLKKSAVITGYGYNGTTHTTNWTAGSSGRGERRWGTQKIEGNYQWPVTNGTFVSQSIIMYFNSSDTPYECGYAVGDSGGGIFIKDGGTWKIAGINTYTATRYAQYDTLLATSIPAYAGWINSVIDPLADYDGDGIPNGWESQYSSSITGLVAAADTDGDGYSNLKEYLEGTDPTDPESYFKIDSFEAGDLQTVYFYGNPARQYWLTSVSDLLNTNWLAASPVFPGTGSNSSITVTNSGAAGFYRLNVSLP